The following coding sequences are from one Scomber scombrus chromosome 20, fScoSco1.1, whole genome shotgun sequence window:
- the htr5ab gene encoding 5-hydroxytryptamine (serotonin) receptor 5A, genome duplicate b isoform X2, whose protein sequence is MTYPNTSILTANLSGTLDSHDSGGNIYRPFSVFSVLTLTLLAMLVAATFVWNLLVLVTILRVRTFHRVPHNLVASMAISDVMVAALVMPLSLVHELNGRLWKLGRVLCQVWISFDVLCCTASIWNVTAIALDRYWSITRHLEYTLKTRKKISNVMIALTWLLSSIISLSPLFGWGETYSEGMKCQVSQEPSYTIFSTFGAFYLPLCVVLFVYWKIYKAAKFRIGSRKTNTITPMAEVKEETQQPQMVFTVRHATVTFQTDGDTWREQKEKKAALMVGILIGVFVLCWIPFFITELIVPLCSCDIPPIWKSIFLWLGYSNSFFNPLIYTAFNKNYNNALRNLFSRQR, encoded by the exons ATGACTTACCCCAACACCAGCATACTGACAGCCAACCTCAGTGGAACTTTAGACAGCCATGACTCAGGGGGAAACATCTATCGTCCCTTCTCTGTTTTCAGTGTGCTCACTCTTACTTTGCTGGCAATGCTGGTGGCGGCCACCTTCGTGTGGAACTTGCTGGTGTTGGTGACCATTCTGAGGGTGAGGACATTCCACCGTGTGCCACACAACCTGGTAGCTTCCATGGCCATTTCTGATGTCATGGTGGCCGCACTGGTCATGCCGCTCAGCCTCGTCCACGAGCTGAATGGCAGGCTGTGGAAACTGGGCCGTGTGCTGTGTCAGGTGTGGATCTCCTTTGATGTGCTCTGCTGCACGGCCAGCATCTGGAACGTGACAGCCATCGCACTGGACCGTTACTGGTCCATCACCAGGCACCTGGAGTACACACTCAAGACACGTAAAAAGATCTCCAATGTGATGATCGCCCTGACATGGCTGCTGTCCTCCATCATCTCCCTGTCGCCTCTCTTTGGCTGGGGAGAAACCTACTCAGAGGGGATGAAGTGCCAGGTGAGCCAGGAGCCATCATATACAATCTTCTCCACCTTCGGAGCATTTTACCTCCCCCTCTGTGTGGTGCTGTTTGTCTATTGGAAGATCTACAAGGCAGCTAAGTTCCGGATTGGCTCTCGCAAGACCAACACAATCACACCGATGGCTGAG GTAAAGGAGGAAACACAGCAGCCCCAGATGGTATTTACTGTGCGCCATGCCACCGTGACCTTCCAGACAGACGGGGACACGTGGCGCGagcaaaaggagaaaaaggctGCGCTGATGGTAGGCATTTTGATTGGCGTGTTTGTACTTTGTTGGATCCCCTTTTTCATCACCGAGCTCATCGTCCCACTATGCTCCTGCGACATCCCCCCCATCTGGAAGAGCATCTTTCTGTGGCTGGGCTACTCCAACTCCTTCTTTAACCCTCTTATATACACCGCCTTTAATAAGAACTACAACAATGCCCTGAGGAACCTCTTCTCCCGGCAGCGCTGA
- the htr5ab gene encoding 5-hydroxytryptamine (serotonin) receptor 5A, genome duplicate b isoform X1 has protein sequence MTYPNTSILTANLSGTLDSHDSGGNIYRPFSVFSVLTLTLLAMLVAATFVWNLLVLVTILRVRTFHRVPHNLVASMAISDVMVAALVMPLSLVHELNGRLWKLGRVLCQVWISFDVLCCTASIWNVTAIALDRYWSITRHLEYTLKTRKKISNVMIALTWLLSSIISLSPLFGWGETYSEGMKCQVSQEPSYTIFSTFGAFYLPLCVVLFVYWKIYKAAKFRIGSRKTNTITPMAEVIQVKEETQQPQMVFTVRHATVTFQTDGDTWREQKEKKAALMVGILIGVFVLCWIPFFITELIVPLCSCDIPPIWKSIFLWLGYSNSFFNPLIYTAFNKNYNNALRNLFSRQR, from the exons ATGACTTACCCCAACACCAGCATACTGACAGCCAACCTCAGTGGAACTTTAGACAGCCATGACTCAGGGGGAAACATCTATCGTCCCTTCTCTGTTTTCAGTGTGCTCACTCTTACTTTGCTGGCAATGCTGGTGGCGGCCACCTTCGTGTGGAACTTGCTGGTGTTGGTGACCATTCTGAGGGTGAGGACATTCCACCGTGTGCCACACAACCTGGTAGCTTCCATGGCCATTTCTGATGTCATGGTGGCCGCACTGGTCATGCCGCTCAGCCTCGTCCACGAGCTGAATGGCAGGCTGTGGAAACTGGGCCGTGTGCTGTGTCAGGTGTGGATCTCCTTTGATGTGCTCTGCTGCACGGCCAGCATCTGGAACGTGACAGCCATCGCACTGGACCGTTACTGGTCCATCACCAGGCACCTGGAGTACACACTCAAGACACGTAAAAAGATCTCCAATGTGATGATCGCCCTGACATGGCTGCTGTCCTCCATCATCTCCCTGTCGCCTCTCTTTGGCTGGGGAGAAACCTACTCAGAGGGGATGAAGTGCCAGGTGAGCCAGGAGCCATCATATACAATCTTCTCCACCTTCGGAGCATTTTACCTCCCCCTCTGTGTGGTGCTGTTTGTCTATTGGAAGATCTACAAGGCAGCTAAGTTCCGGATTGGCTCTCGCAAGACCAACACAATCACACCGATGGCTGAGGTGAT CCAGGTAAAGGAGGAAACACAGCAGCCCCAGATGGTATTTACTGTGCGCCATGCCACCGTGACCTTCCAGACAGACGGGGACACGTGGCGCGagcaaaaggagaaaaaggctGCGCTGATGGTAGGCATTTTGATTGGCGTGTTTGTACTTTGTTGGATCCCCTTTTTCATCACCGAGCTCATCGTCCCACTATGCTCCTGCGACATCCCCCCCATCTGGAAGAGCATCTTTCTGTGGCTGGGCTACTCCAACTCCTTCTTTAACCCTCTTATATACACCGCCTTTAATAAGAACTACAACAATGCCCTGAGGAACCTCTTCTCCCGGCAGCGCTGA